One genomic region from Terriglobus aquaticus encodes:
- the acs gene encoding acetate--CoA ligase, with protein sequence MVTESVSKPGTEAGGQHLKSSLRENRVFPPPAEFSARAHVRSLGDYEAMYRRSVEEPDAFWAEAADSLDWMERWTRVLDWDGSRAQWYVGGKLNLCANAVDRHALGSRASKVALLWEGEPGEQRSLTYQELHTEVQRFSNGLKSLGVRKGDRVSIYMGMCPELAIALLSCARIGAVHSVVFGGFAAQALADRTNDAQCKVLITQDSSFRRGQPVPLKAIADEALTRCACVENVVVFRRSGTPVPMQDGRDHWWHDVVERAERECAPEPMDAEDPLFILYTSGTTGKPKGLVHTTGGYGVGTLLTTRYNFDLHETDVYFCTADIGWITGHSYVVYGPLLNGATVMLYEGAPNWPETDRFWRMIDTHKVTIFYTAPTAIRAFMKWGTDCVRKHSLSSLRLLGTVGEPINPEAWMWYHREIGHERCPIVDTWWQTETGMHMIAPVPGAVPTKPGSATRPFFGVVPEIVTKQGEPVPAGCGGLLVIRRPWPAMARTIFGDHERYVKTYWSEIPGSYFTGDGARVDEDGYFWLMGRVDDVLNVSGHRLGTMEIESALVAHTSVAEAAVVGRPDEMKGEGVIAFVSLADEREPSPALKDELKKWVAKEIGALARPDDIRFTPALPKTRSGKIMRRLLRELAATGEVKGDTTTLEDFSVVASLKEKDEE encoded by the coding sequence GTGGTGACGGAAAGCGTATCGAAGCCGGGAACGGAAGCAGGCGGGCAACATCTGAAGTCGTCGCTGCGCGAAAATCGTGTGTTTCCGCCACCGGCGGAGTTCTCTGCGCGCGCACACGTTCGTTCCCTGGGCGACTACGAAGCGATGTATCGCCGCTCGGTGGAAGAACCCGATGCGTTCTGGGCCGAGGCCGCGGATTCGCTTGACTGGATGGAGCGCTGGACGCGCGTGCTGGACTGGGACGGCAGCCGCGCGCAATGGTATGTCGGCGGCAAGCTGAACCTGTGCGCGAATGCGGTGGACCGTCATGCTCTTGGTTCGCGCGCGAGCAAGGTTGCACTCCTGTGGGAAGGCGAACCGGGAGAGCAGCGCAGCTTGACGTATCAGGAGTTGCACACGGAGGTGCAGCGGTTCAGCAATGGCCTGAAGTCGCTGGGCGTGCGCAAGGGCGATCGCGTTTCGATCTACATGGGCATGTGCCCGGAGCTGGCCATCGCACTGCTAAGCTGCGCGCGCATTGGCGCCGTACATTCCGTGGTCTTCGGTGGCTTCGCGGCGCAGGCGCTGGCAGACCGCACCAACGACGCCCAATGCAAGGTGCTGATCACCCAGGATTCGAGCTTTCGGCGCGGCCAGCCGGTTCCCCTGAAAGCCATTGCCGATGAGGCGCTGACGCGCTGTGCGTGCGTGGAGAACGTGGTCGTGTTCCGCCGTAGCGGAACTCCGGTGCCGATGCAGGATGGCCGCGATCATTGGTGGCACGACGTGGTCGAGCGTGCCGAACGCGAGTGCGCGCCGGAGCCTATGGACGCGGAAGATCCGCTGTTCATCCTGTACACGAGCGGAACCACCGGGAAGCCGAAAGGTTTGGTTCACACGACAGGTGGGTACGGCGTCGGCACGCTGCTGACCACGCGCTACAACTTCGACCTGCACGAGACCGATGTGTACTTCTGCACGGCCGACATCGGATGGATCACCGGGCATAGCTACGTGGTGTACGGACCTCTGCTGAACGGTGCGACGGTGATGCTGTATGAGGGCGCGCCGAACTGGCCGGAGACGGATCGCTTCTGGCGCATGATCGATACGCACAAGGTCACGATCTTCTACACCGCACCGACAGCGATCCGCGCGTTCATGAAGTGGGGTACGGACTGCGTGCGGAAGCACTCGCTGTCATCGCTGCGCCTGCTGGGAACCGTGGGCGAGCCGATCAATCCCGAGGCATGGATGTGGTACCACCGCGAGATCGGGCACGAGCGTTGCCCCATTGTGGATACGTGGTGGCAGACGGAAACGGGCATGCACATGATCGCTCCCGTGCCCGGCGCGGTGCCGACGAAACCCGGCTCGGCGACACGTCCCTTCTTTGGCGTTGTGCCAGAGATTGTGACCAAGCAGGGCGAACCGGTGCCCGCGGGCTGTGGTGGCCTGCTGGTGATCCGCCGGCCCTGGCCTGCCATGGCGCGCACGATCTTTGGGGATCACGAGCGGTATGTGAAGACGTACTGGAGCGAGATCCCGGGAAGCTATTTCACAGGCGATGGCGCGCGCGTAGACGAGGACGGCTACTTCTGGCTGATGGGCCGCGTGGACGATGTCTTGAACGTGAGCGGGCACCGGCTGGGTACGATGGAGATCGAATCGGCACTGGTGGCGCACACGTCCGTTGCAGAGGCCGCTGTGGTGGGCCGGCCCGACGAGATGAAGGGAGAAGGTGTGATTGCCTTTGTGTCCCTGGCGGACGAACGCGAGCCTTCGCCGGCGCTGAAAGATGAGCTGAAGAAGTGGGTGGCGAAAGAGATCGGCGCGCTGGCGCGTCCGGACGACATCCGCTTTACGCCGGCGTTGCCGAAGACGAGGTCGGGCAAGATCATGCGGCGCCTGCTGCGTGAACTGGCCGCCACCGGGGAAGTGAAGGGCGACACGACCACGCTGGAGGATTTCAGCGTGGTCGCAAGCCTGAAGGAGAAGGACGAGGAGTAG
- a CDS encoding PAS domain S-box protein yields the protein MSTQLPLPTRMPHVAAQSAQQREAARLRGLERMEILDTPADPALEAIVQLCADVCQVSAAAISLVGRDFVLFKASVGLQASDMPRSDAPCDETIRGNDLFSIPHAAEDEQYANTGIRVGSQSFQFYAGAPLITADGFAIGCLCIYDYEPRDLDEIEATTLRTLAQTILTRLELSVRLRSNEREARTRQRVEAALTVERNFVSAVLDTVGALVVVFDTAGRVVRFNRTCETISGYAVEEIVGHTLWDTLVPPSDRSEAIEAFARLREGRFPAEYEDRWLTRDKTTRLIQWTATALTDGQKDVAFIIATGIDVTMQREAEETLRESESRYRQLIEGSLGAVFTHDQRGNLLSINSYGAENLGYSVSEMLGRPLNVFLQDEDRAGFGSYLRRLLKTGEAQGTFDLCHRDGSLRILAFRNRLAESSAGEIYALCFAVDITEKVRAEERLLRLTQQSNSILDSVGDGILGMDLDGACTVCNPAAAHMLGFSSEQIATDILGKNLHELVHHHRADGRVYAEHDSPILNAAREHKTVRISSEVFWRADGTSFPVEYVACPITENGDVTGVVVAFTDVTERSALDRMKDEFVSTVSHELRTPLTSMRASLGLIASGALATRPEKQEQMLQIAIGNTDRLVNLVNDILELERIGSGKAELHYSSVSADALVRHAAELLAASAAKAGITLRFQLEPVLAWADGERIVQTVTNLISNALKFTPSGGTITLSTRSMGPNEVQIEVADTGRGIPPEKLEHIFGRFQQVDASDARTMGGTGLGLAICRSIVTQHGGRIWAESEVGKGSSFFISLPSKPSSSLR from the coding sequence ATGAGCACACAGCTCCCGCTTCCAACCCGCATGCCGCATGTCGCTGCGCAATCCGCGCAGCAGCGCGAGGCTGCGCGTCTCCGAGGGCTGGAGCGCATGGAAATCCTGGACACTCCCGCCGATCCTGCCCTGGAAGCCATCGTGCAACTGTGTGCAGACGTGTGCCAGGTGAGCGCCGCCGCCATTTCGCTGGTCGGTCGCGACTTCGTCCTGTTCAAGGCCAGTGTCGGCCTGCAGGCGTCTGACATGCCGCGCAGCGATGCACCTTGTGATGAGACCATCCGCGGCAACGACCTGTTCAGCATTCCGCACGCGGCGGAAGACGAGCAGTACGCCAACACCGGCATCCGTGTCGGGTCGCAGTCGTTCCAGTTCTATGCCGGAGCGCCGCTCATCACGGCCGACGGCTTCGCCATCGGCTGCCTCTGCATCTACGACTACGAGCCGCGCGACCTGGATGAGATTGAAGCAACCACGCTCCGCACGCTCGCGCAGACGATCCTGACCCGCCTGGAGCTCAGCGTCCGGCTTCGTTCCAACGAGCGCGAAGCTCGCACGCGGCAGCGCGTGGAAGCAGCCCTTACCGTGGAGCGCAACTTCGTCTCCGCCGTTCTGGACACGGTAGGTGCCCTGGTCGTCGTGTTTGACACTGCGGGCCGTGTTGTCCGGTTCAACCGGACTTGCGAAACCATCTCCGGCTACGCGGTGGAAGAGATCGTCGGTCACACCCTGTGGGACACCCTGGTTCCGCCTTCCGATCGTTCAGAAGCGATCGAGGCGTTTGCGCGCCTGCGCGAGGGCCGCTTCCCTGCCGAGTACGAAGATCGCTGGCTCACTCGCGACAAGACCACGCGCCTCATCCAATGGACGGCCACGGCGCTGACGGACGGACAGAAGGACGTCGCGTTCATCATTGCCACCGGCATCGACGTCACCATGCAGCGCGAAGCAGAGGAGACGCTGCGGGAAAGCGAATCCCGGTACCGGCAGCTTATCGAAGGCTCCCTGGGCGCCGTCTTCACGCACGATCAGCGCGGCAACCTCCTGTCGATCAATAGCTATGGTGCTGAAAACCTGGGCTATAGCGTCTCAGAGATGCTGGGCCGACCGCTGAATGTGTTTCTGCAGGACGAAGATCGCGCGGGGTTCGGCAGCTACCTGCGCCGCCTGCTCAAAACCGGCGAGGCGCAGGGCACCTTTGACCTGTGCCATCGCGACGGCAGCCTTCGTATCCTCGCTTTCCGCAACCGCCTCGCCGAGTCCAGCGCCGGCGAAATCTACGCCCTCTGTTTCGCCGTCGACATCACGGAAAAAGTGCGTGCGGAAGAGCGGCTGCTCCGGCTGACGCAACAATCGAACTCCATCCTCGACTCCGTTGGCGACGGCATCCTCGGCATGGACCTGGACGGCGCCTGTACGGTCTGTAATCCGGCCGCGGCGCACATGCTGGGCTTCAGCAGCGAGCAGATCGCAACCGACATCCTCGGCAAGAATCTCCACGAGCTGGTGCACCACCATCGCGCCGACGGCCGTGTCTACGCGGAACACGACAGCCCCATCCTGAACGCCGCACGCGAACACAAGACTGTTCGCATCTCCTCCGAAGTCTTCTGGCGCGCTGACGGCACCAGCTTCCCGGTCGAGTACGTTGCCTGTCCCATCACGGAAAACGGGGACGTGACGGGTGTTGTGGTCGCCTTCACCGACGTCACCGAACGCAGCGCCCTGGACCGCATGAAGGACGAGTTCGTCTCCACGGTGTCGCACGAGTTGCGGACGCCGCTTACCAGCATGCGCGCCTCCCTGGGTCTCATCGCCTCCGGCGCGCTTGCCACCAGGCCCGAGAAACAGGAGCAGATGCTCCAGATCGCCATCGGCAACACCGACCGCCTCGTCAACCTGGTCAACGACATCCTGGAGCTGGAGCGGATCGGCTCTGGCAAGGCCGAGCTGCACTACAGCAGCGTCTCTGCCGATGCCCTGGTGCGCCACGCAGCCGAACTCCTGGCCGCGAGCGCTGCCAAAGCCGGCATCACGCTACGCTTCCAACTGGAGCCCGTGCTCGCCTGGGCCGACGGCGAGCGCATCGTTCAGACGGTCACCAACCTCATCTCCAACGCTCTCAAGTTCACACCTTCCGGTGGCACCATCACGCTCAGCACGCGCAGCATGGGACCAAACGAGGTGCAGATCGAGGTCGCCGACACAGGCCGCGGCATTCCTCCAGAAAAGCTGGAACACATCTTTGGCCGCTTCCAGCAGGTGGACGCCTCCGACGCCCGCACCATGGGCGGCACCGGCCTAGGCCTCGCCATCTGCCGTTCCATCGTCACCCAGCATGGCGGCCGCATCTGGGCCGAGAGCGAAGTCGGGAAAGGCTCCAGCTTCTTCATCAGCCTGCCCTCGAAACCCAGCAGCAGCCTGCGCTAG
- a CDS encoding YybH family protein, translated as MQLQKLIVCAPLLLCALRPRAAQAQIGLDPSRSAPSAGTPLTQPTLSPGAVELLTLDGQFSQAVAKGGGAAFASWFADDGMTLNNGKAAVYGRTRIAAAATWKPDTYQLTWYPEFAQMGPSGDMGYTWGHYEGSSKDQNGNPVKTSGRYITVWKKMPDGKWKVALDASADEPPAAGDCCKLPNP; from the coding sequence ATGCAATTGCAGAAGCTTATCGTATGCGCGCCACTGCTGCTGTGCGCGCTGCGCCCGCGCGCGGCGCAGGCCCAGATCGGCCTGGACCCGTCGCGCAGCGCTCCTAGCGCCGGAACACCGCTTACGCAGCCAACGCTCTCCCCTGGCGCTGTGGAGCTGCTGACCCTGGATGGCCAGTTCTCCCAGGCTGTTGCCAAGGGCGGCGGAGCTGCATTTGCAAGCTGGTTCGCAGACGATGGCATGACGCTAAACAACGGCAAGGCGGCCGTGTACGGTCGTACCCGCATCGCCGCCGCTGCCACCTGGAAGCCCGACACCTACCAACTCACCTGGTACCCCGAATTCGCGCAAATGGGCCCATCAGGCGACATGGGCTACACCTGGGGCCACTACGAAGGATCCAGCAAGGATCAGAACGGTAATCCTGTCAAGACGTCCGGCCGATACATCACCGTGTGGAAGAAGATGCCGGACGGCAAATGGAAGGTCGCCCTGGATGCCAGTGCCGACGAACCACCCGCGGCCGGCGACTGCTGCAAACTGCCCAACCCGTAG
- a CDS encoding dicarboxylate/amino acid:cation symporter, with protein MRPRNLNQIGTPLISVVLLLAGFAVRIAGISSGGMHTAGLSARVLGCALLLYWAGWVRRSLTPLILAGMVLGIEVGLDTPGVAVGAHFLSDIFLRLVKTIVAPLILVTLISGIAGHGDLKSVGRMGWKSLVYFEVLTTVALVLGLIAANLTHAGRGLKMPAELGGGLGAVPPPLHWQDFLVHTVPENLAKSVAEGQVLQVAVFAVLFGIGLALVPRDKAEPLLRLTHSISEVMFRFTNLVMYLAPLAVASAMAFTVAKLGGGVLIHLGKLLAVFYATAAVFVAGVLVPVALLARVPLRRFVQHVSAPAAIAFATAASEAALPRAMEEMELLGVPRRVLAFVIPAGYSFNLDGSTLYLAMATVFVAQVAGMPLSVGTQVFMVGTLMLASKGVAGVPRAVLVVLLATASTLRLPSEPILVLLGIDALMDMGRTAINVIGNCLASAVVARWEGVFGEQTASVAVREEDLLLQATGDR; from the coding sequence GTGCGGCCAAGAAATCTGAACCAGATCGGAACACCGCTGATCTCGGTTGTTCTGTTGCTGGCGGGCTTTGCGGTGCGCATCGCGGGCATTTCGTCCGGCGGCATGCATACGGCGGGCCTCTCCGCGCGGGTACTGGGCTGCGCTCTCCTGCTGTACTGGGCGGGCTGGGTTCGCCGCAGCCTCACGCCCCTGATCCTGGCGGGCATGGTACTTGGCATCGAGGTCGGGCTGGACACGCCCGGCGTTGCCGTCGGTGCGCACTTCCTGAGCGACATTTTTCTGCGGCTGGTCAAGACCATCGTCGCACCGCTGATTCTGGTCACGCTGATCTCGGGCATCGCGGGACACGGTGACCTGAAGAGCGTGGGCCGCATGGGATGGAAGAGCCTCGTCTATTTCGAGGTATTGACCACGGTGGCGCTGGTGCTGGGACTGATTGCGGCCAACCTGACGCATGCAGGTAGAGGTCTGAAGATGCCCGCTGAACTGGGCGGAGGGCTCGGAGCAGTTCCTCCACCGCTCCACTGGCAGGACTTCCTGGTCCACACGGTTCCGGAAAATTTGGCCAAGTCCGTCGCGGAAGGTCAGGTGTTGCAGGTGGCCGTCTTTGCGGTGCTCTTCGGCATCGGGCTGGCCCTCGTGCCTCGGGACAAGGCAGAGCCGCTGCTCCGCCTCACACACAGCATCAGCGAAGTGATGTTCCGGTTCACCAACCTGGTCATGTACCTGGCGCCCCTGGCAGTGGCCTCAGCCATGGCATTCACGGTAGCCAAGCTGGGCGGGGGAGTCCTGATCCACCTGGGCAAGCTGTTGGCTGTTTTCTATGCGACGGCTGCGGTGTTCGTGGCGGGCGTGCTGGTGCCGGTGGCGCTGCTGGCGCGGGTACCTCTGCGCCGATTTGTTCAACACGTGTCGGCACCAGCGGCGATTGCGTTTGCCACTGCCGCCAGCGAGGCGGCGCTGCCCCGGGCGATGGAGGAGATGGAGCTGCTGGGGGTTCCGCGGCGCGTGCTGGCGTTTGTGATCCCGGCCGGGTACTCGTTCAACCTGGATGGTTCGACGCTGTACCTGGCAATGGCCACGGTGTTTGTGGCCCAGGTGGCGGGCATGCCGCTAAGCGTGGGAACGCAGGTATTCATGGTCGGCACGCTGATGCTGGCGTCAAAAGGCGTCGCGGGCGTGCCGCGCGCGGTGCTGGTGGTGCTGCTTGCGACGGCATCGACGCTGCGGTTGCCAAGTGAGCCGATCCTGGTGCTGCTGGGCATTGACGCCCTGATGGACATGGGCCGGACCGCAATCAATGTGATCGGCAACTGCCTGGCCAGCGCGGTGGTAGCACGCTGGGAGGGTGTGTTTGGCGAGCAGACCGCCTCGGTCGCCGTCCGCGAGGAGGATTTGCTTTTGCAGGCGACTGGAGACAGATAA